The following are from one region of the Pygocentrus nattereri isolate fPygNat1 chromosome 20, fPygNat1.pri, whole genome shotgun sequence genome:
- the LOC108412177 gene encoding probable histone H2A variant 2, with product MAQNGEHQNTAPQTSEIIQEAQISNEGPAQINNGEEANSTSSISDSSDTSSSGSSDSSSDDSDSSEGILPPSGLQKESPGQEDTRVVMTPGRQLPEIEGEAVLFTPDNSDSLQDGSFPPTQSSTAILSVAKKRRKRATLSISSVQKKMKDKTGGKVRSKAKTRSSRAWRQFPVGRVHRLLRKGNYAERVGAGAPVYLAAVLEYLTAEILELAGNAARDNKKPRIMPRHLQLAVRNDEELNKLLGRFTIAQGGVLPNFQAKLLPKKTEKAVKTK from the exons ATGGCTCAAAATGGAGAACATCAGAACACGGCACCTCAAACCAGTGAGATCATCCAAGAAGCTCAGATCAGCAATGAGGGTCCAGCTCAGATCAACAATGGAGAAGAGGCAAACTCTACAAGTTCCATCAGCGACAGCTCTGACACCAGCTCCAGTGGCAGCAGTGATTCCAGTTCGGACGACTCAGATTCCAGTGAGGGGATTCTTCCTCCTTCAGGACTTCAGAAAGAGTCACCTGGCCAAGAAGACACCAGAGTAGTGATGACGCCTGGACGGCAGTTACCGGAGATTGAAGGTGAGGCTGTTCTTTTTACTCCTGACAATTCTGATAGTCTGCAAGATGGAAGTTTCCCTCCCACACAATCTAGCACTGCCATTCTGAGTGTGGCTAAGAAGCGCAGAAAAAGAGCGACTTTATCGATTTCCAgtgttcagaaaaaaatgaagga caagaCTGGCGGTAAGGTTAGGTCTAAAGCCAAAACTCGCTCCTCCCGCGCTTGGCGGCAGTTCCCCGTGGGCCGTGTGCACAGACTTCTGCGTAAAGGCAACTATGCTGAGCGCGTCGGTGCCGGCGCTCCTGTGTATTTGGCCGCCGTGCTGGAGTATCTGACTGCTGAGATTCTCGAGTTGGCCGGTAACGCCGCTCGCGACAACAAGAAACCCCGTATTATGCCCCGTCATTTGCAGTTGGCTGTTCGTAACGACGAAGAGCTCAACAAACTGCTCGGAAGATTCACCATCGCTCAGGGTGGCGTGCTGCCCAACTTTCAGGCCAAATTGCTGCCCAAGAAGACCGAGAAGGCGGTCAAGACAAAGTAA